The Plectropomus leopardus isolate mb unplaced genomic scaffold, YSFRI_Pleo_2.0 unplaced_scaffold14225, whole genome shotgun sequence genome includes the window ACCAAGGACCGAGCGGGTATTTCCACACACGCTCTGAAAAAGGAGCTGGGCGCTCAGGGCTACGACGTGGCGAACAACAACGTCTACATTAAACGCGGGATCAAATGGTTGTTGTCTAAAGGAGCGATCGTGCACACGAAAGGAAGCGGGGCTGTAGGTTCCTTCAAGGCGGGTAAAAATGCTGCAGCGGTGGCTGCGGCGATAGAAGCGGCCGCTCGGAAGTCTGAGAGATACATGACGGAGAAGACGGCAGCCGAAGCCAAGAAGATTTATGTCAAGAATGCTTTAAGAGGATCCAAGAAAGGAGTTAAAAAAGGTGCAAAGAAGACTGCTACAC containing:
- the LOC121964148 gene encoding histone H1-like, translated to MEEATEMPNVSRANPPKKATKKKKSGATINDLILTAVSATKDRAGISTHALKKELGAQGYDVANNNVYIKRGIKWLLSKGAIVHTKGSGAVGSFKAGKNAAAVAAAIEAAARKSERYMTEKTAAEAKKIYVKNALRGSKKGVKKGAKKTATPKAVKSTAKK